The following proteins are co-located in the Bordetella bronchialis genome:
- a CDS encoding IclR family transcriptional regulator — protein MQNRASPASTVGRAIDLLRLVASSPSQHLRLIDLARRADMEKSTAHRLLQRLVSERMLVRIPGQRGYRLGPLIYELGLCALPENNLRETCHPHLRRLAEQTGDMAFLVARSGYETVCLDRIAGNFPIQTLTSGVGDRHPLGVGVGGLAILAAMSDEEIDIALQAIEHKLTRYPNFSAASLRASIRRTRDSGYALDDGVAAAGVSAIGMDIKQPGGMPAAAVFITTISPRMDASRRAMLSRHLSACVKRVQADMAYGASAGFSRYCAAPPQSR, from the coding sequence ATGCAAAACCGAGCATCGCCGGCCAGTACCGTGGGCCGCGCCATCGACCTGCTAAGGCTGGTGGCCAGCAGCCCGTCGCAGCACTTGCGCCTGATCGACCTGGCGCGGCGCGCCGACATGGAAAAATCCACCGCGCACCGGCTGCTGCAACGCCTGGTCAGCGAACGCATGCTGGTGCGCATACCGGGACAGCGCGGCTACCGCCTGGGCCCCCTGATCTACGAACTGGGCCTGTGCGCCCTGCCGGAAAACAATCTGCGGGAAACCTGCCATCCCCATCTGCGCCGCCTGGCCGAGCAGACGGGCGACATGGCCTTCCTGGTGGCGCGCAGCGGCTACGAGACCGTCTGCCTGGACCGCATCGCCGGCAATTTCCCTATCCAGACGCTGACCTCCGGCGTGGGCGACCGTCATCCCCTGGGGGTCGGCGTGGGTGGCCTGGCCATCCTGGCCGCCATGAGCGACGAGGAAATCGATATCGCGCTGCAAGCCATCGAGCACAAGCTGACGCGGTATCCGAATTTCAGCGCGGCGTCGCTGCGCGCGTCCATCCGGCGCACGCGCGACAGCGGTTATGCGCTGGACGACGGCGTGGCCGCGGCGGGCGTCAGCGCCATCGGCATGGACATCAAGCAGCCCGGCGGGATGCCGGCCGCCGCGGTGTTCATCACCACCATCTCTCCGCGCATGGACGCCTCGCGCCGGGCCATGCTGAGCCGCCATCTGTCGGCCTGCGTCAAGCGCGTGCAGGCCGACATGGCGTACGGCGCGTCGGCCGGTTTCAGCCGCTATTGCGCAGCCCCGCCGCAATCCCGTTGA
- the ppc gene encoding phosphoenolpyruvate carboxylase, translated as MTEPGLEDLADERADAVDTPAGQPLIEDIRLLGRLLGDVIREQEGDQAYGLVEQVRQLAVAFRRDDDTRADQALKSLLQSQSGLMLVCVVRAFTYFSLLANLAEDRHYIRRRLARERAGDVQEGSIEAMMARLRGAGIAAERIADTLRDAHVSPVLTAHPTEVQRKSILDAQRAIAQLLAERDDIRARGTGGTGDAVQARELDANSAQLRGRIIQLWTTRLLRMSRLTVADEIENALSYYQTTFLREIPRLYASLERELPGLPVAGFLRMGQWIGGDRDGNPNVSADTLAHALKRQSEIALRHYLAEVHQLGGELSMSDYLVDVSPGLKALADRSPDHSAHRRDEPYRRALSGVYARLASTLQALSGAEAAPHPVAPQPPYARAEDFLEDLAIVERSLASHHAEALGAQRLRPLMRAAGVFGFHLATVDLRQSSDKHEAVVAELLAAARVHADYGGLDEQARIALLLAQLDDPRSLRVPGVEYSELARGELAIFETARQMRQRYGGQAIRHYIISHTETVSDLLEVLLLQKEAGLLRGLLREDARAELIVVPLFETIEDLRNATDIMRGFYALPGVFELVCRSGAEQDIMLGYSDSNKDGGIFTSNWELYRAEIALAALFDELAARAPIKLRMFHGRGGTVGRGGGPAYQAILAQPPGTVRGQLRLTEQGEVIASKYTNPDIGRRNLETLVAATLESTLLRTQQQAPDAFLDAAAALSAASMRAYRALVYETPGFREYFFGSTPIREIAELNIGSRPASRSGGQRIEDLRAIPWGFSWGQCRLTLPGWYGFGSAVQAYAGGADGAWELLRDMYRQWPFFRTLLSNLDMVLAKSDLALAARYAELVDDAALRDRVFPAIEAEWHRTAQALSRITGAAQRLAGNPVLARSISHRFPYLDPLHHVQVELMQRYREGRGDAVVKTGIHISINGIAAGLRNSG; from the coding sequence ATGACGGAGCCTGGCTTGGAAGACCTTGCCGACGAGCGTGCCGACGCCGTCGATACCCCCGCCGGACAACCGCTGATCGAGGACATCCGCCTGTTGGGCAGGCTGCTGGGAGACGTCATCCGCGAACAGGAGGGCGACCAGGCCTATGGGCTGGTCGAACAGGTGCGCCAGCTGGCCGTGGCGTTCCGCCGCGACGACGACACCCGCGCCGACCAGGCGCTCAAAAGCCTGCTGCAGTCGCAGTCCGGCCTGATGCTGGTCTGCGTGGTGCGCGCCTTTACCTACTTCAGCCTGCTGGCCAACCTGGCGGAGGACCGGCATTACATCCGGCGACGCCTGGCCCGCGAGCGTGCGGGCGACGTGCAGGAAGGCAGCATCGAAGCCATGATGGCGCGCCTGCGCGGCGCCGGCATCGCGGCCGAACGCATCGCCGACACCCTGCGGGATGCCCACGTATCGCCGGTCCTGACCGCGCACCCCACGGAGGTCCAGCGCAAAAGCATCCTGGACGCGCAGCGCGCCATCGCCCAGTTGCTGGCCGAGCGCGACGATATCCGGGCCCGCGGCACGGGCGGGACGGGCGATGCGGTGCAGGCCCGAGAACTGGACGCGAACAGCGCCCAGCTGCGCGGCCGCATCATCCAGCTCTGGACAACGCGGCTGCTGCGCATGTCGCGCCTGACCGTGGCCGACGAAATCGAGAACGCGCTCAGCTACTACCAGACCACCTTCCTGCGCGAAATCCCGCGCCTGTATGCCAGCCTGGAGCGCGAACTGCCGGGCCTGCCCGTGGCCGGCTTCCTGCGCATGGGGCAGTGGATAGGCGGCGACCGCGACGGCAATCCCAATGTGTCCGCCGACACCCTGGCCCATGCGCTGAAGCGCCAGTCGGAAATCGCCCTGCGCCACTATCTGGCGGAAGTGCACCAGCTGGGTGGCGAGCTGTCCATGTCCGACTATCTGGTCGATGTATCGCCCGGGCTGAAGGCCCTGGCCGACCGCTCGCCGGACCACAGCGCGCATCGGCGCGACGAACCCTATCGCAGGGCGCTGTCGGGCGTGTACGCGCGGCTGGCGTCCACGCTGCAGGCGCTGTCCGGCGCGGAGGCCGCGCCGCATCCCGTCGCGCCGCAGCCGCCGTACGCGCGCGCCGAGGACTTCCTGGAAGACCTGGCGATCGTGGAGCGCTCGCTCGCCAGCCATCACGCCGAGGCGCTCGGGGCGCAGCGGCTGCGCCCGCTGATGCGCGCCGCCGGCGTATTCGGCTTCCACCTGGCCACGGTGGACCTGCGCCAGAGCTCCGACAAGCACGAGGCCGTGGTGGCCGAACTGCTGGCCGCGGCGCGCGTCCACGCCGACTACGGCGGCCTGGACGAGCAGGCGCGCATCGCGCTGCTGCTCGCCCAGCTGGACGATCCCCGGTCCCTGCGCGTCCCGGGCGTCGAGTATTCCGAGCTGGCGCGCGGCGAACTGGCCATCTTCGAAACCGCGCGGCAGATGCGCCAGCGCTATGGCGGCCAGGCCATACGGCACTACATCATCAGCCACACCGAGACGGTCAGCGACCTGCTCGAAGTCCTGCTGCTGCAGAAAGAGGCCGGACTGCTGCGCGGGTTGCTGCGCGAGGACGCGCGGGCGGAGCTCATCGTGGTGCCGCTGTTCGAGACCATCGAGGACCTGCGCAACGCCACCGACATCATGCGCGGCTTCTATGCCCTGCCGGGCGTGTTCGAGCTGGTGTGCCGCAGCGGCGCCGAGCAGGACATCATGCTGGGCTATTCGGACAGCAACAAGGACGGCGGCATCTTCACCAGCAACTGGGAGCTGTATCGCGCCGAAATCGCGCTGGCGGCCTTGTTCGACGAGTTGGCCGCGCGCGCGCCCATCAAGCTGCGCATGTTCCACGGCCGCGGCGGTACGGTGGGGCGCGGCGGCGGACCGGCCTACCAGGCCATCCTGGCCCAGCCGCCCGGCACGGTACGCGGCCAACTGCGCCTGACCGAACAGGGCGAGGTGATCGCCTCCAAGTACACCAACCCGGATATCGGCCGCCGCAACCTGGAAACGCTGGTGGCGGCCACGCTGGAGTCGACCTTGCTGCGCACCCAGCAGCAGGCGCCGGACGCCTTCCTGGATGCGGCCGCCGCGCTATCCGCGGCCAGCATGCGGGCGTATCGCGCGCTGGTCTACGAAACGCCGGGTTTCCGCGAGTACTTCTTCGGTTCCACTCCCATCCGCGAAATCGCCGAGCTCAACATCGGCTCGCGCCCGGCCTCGCGCAGCGGCGGGCAGCGCATCGAGGACCTGCGCGCCATTCCCTGGGGTTTCAGCTGGGGCCAATGCCGCCTGACCTTGCCCGGGTGGTATGGATTCGGCTCGGCGGTGCAGGCCTACGCGGGCGGCGCGGACGGCGCCTGGGAGCTGCTGCGCGATATGTACCGGCAATGGCCTTTCTTCCGCACGCTGCTGTCGAACCTGGACATGGTGCTGGCCAAATCCGACCTGGCGCTGGCGGCGCGCTACGCCGAGCTGGTGGACGACGCGGCCCTGCGCGACCGGGTGTTCCCGGCGATCGAAGCCGAATGGCACCGCACCGCGCAGGCCTTGTCGCGCATTACCGGCGCCGCGCAGCGGCTGGCCGGCAATCCGGTGCTGGCCCGTTCCATCAGCCACCGCTTTCCCTACCTGGATCCGCTGCATCACGTGCAGGTCGAACTCATGCAGCGCTACCGCGAAGGACGCGGCGATGCCGTCGTCAAGACGGGTATCCACATCTCCATCAACGGGATTGCGGCGGGGCTGCGCAATAGCGGCTGA